A DNA window from Leptolyngbya sp. KIOST-1 contains the following coding sequences:
- a CDS encoding PD-(D/E)XK nuclease family protein: protein MARFVLTPSNSYATALDWSTRPGYQIVTPSRLAARALAKPHEPLHRLAIKALEPGGKKIAPDLTAQRLFRQVVQDIVQPVDGLGTARAWLPGVRSLLQSSPNLSTVTAASERTAQLFAVARAYQTALDEQGLIDGAYLHWRAAEGQVNPQPVLVYGYFQPRPDELAWINALAAEESVLFLPIADSPLFADSQASVDWLVAQGWQVIGEPRSLGSSEGTRTQGSSRDQAATTNSRQNPGFFPAEQNPGIFAIGESLSQVFCGDRSQGSSGGEDIAVKSEQNPGIASPGQTPAIAYAYSTLDAEVRGTLAQVKALLNDGILARDIAIVARDEVAYGPKLIDIAWEYGVPLRALYQTPLLSTRLGTWLNLLVDVLDAKFPFEGTARLLSHALASNPDRDFWATARRQHPQGFAAWKTLAQEHLDLDLDLLAQINQARRRDTWVDLWQRILGRFDLRRRCARWARESLAFNTFRSALGELAEPEEEILSWGDFRQELRDLLDSLTVPAQPGRGGVELHSPRSVVGARYAHIFVIGMAEGVLPAPIGNDPLLDFFERQQLRPQGVMLPSAAEMARREALNVYFLLQTVTTAVVFSYPQLEGRKELLPSPYLAQLGLKPSEPPMGAMVSDRPLAIASPEEHRRTVLRHTSLIPDAEDPVLLAARHAYEIEQGRESSNAANEYDGVIGIPFDYSDWPFSVSQLRNLGQCPFKWFAQKLLKLGPPEEINDDLDPSQIGQLYHRVLELVLAEWKEASEQALSDPDFFSDTLNAAFAQAERDILPPNLPAWTLRREEHLRVLALALQDPSFLPTGAEPVLLEGDFEGEWHGMKVRGRIDRIDRTDVGLVLIDYKTGKSRPTGIKDQTGKACIDLQLPLYREAAGPARFDEPVADAYYYSIRGRAKIALSSKAPQHELPEAIERCKAHLEAGHYPVQPDTERKACAYCDFDALCRQGDRLSRKEMTHGTD, encoded by the coding sequence ATGGCGAGATTTGTTTTAACCCCCAGCAATAGCTATGCCACTGCCCTGGACTGGTCAACGCGGCCTGGCTACCAAATTGTGACCCCATCGCGGCTGGCGGCTAGGGCCTTGGCCAAACCCCATGAGCCTCTGCATCGATTGGCGATCAAAGCCCTGGAGCCTGGGGGCAAGAAGATTGCTCCGGACCTGACCGCCCAACGGCTGTTTCGCCAGGTGGTGCAAGACATTGTGCAGCCGGTGGATGGGCTGGGTACCGCTAGAGCCTGGTTGCCGGGGGTGCGATCGCTCCTCCAAAGTAGCCCCAATCTCTCGACAGTAACCGCCGCCTCTGAGCGCACCGCCCAGCTTTTCGCCGTAGCCAGAGCCTACCAAACCGCCCTGGATGAACAAGGGTTGATCGACGGAGCATACCTCCACTGGCGGGCTGCCGAGGGCCAGGTGAACCCCCAGCCGGTACTCGTCTACGGCTACTTTCAGCCCCGCCCCGATGAATTGGCCTGGATCAACGCTCTGGCCGCTGAGGAAAGTGTGCTGTTTTTGCCGATCGCCGATTCACCGCTGTTTGCCGACAGCCAGGCATCCGTGGATTGGCTAGTAGCCCAAGGTTGGCAGGTCATTGGGGAGCCCAGATCCCTGGGTTCTAGCGAGGGGACCAGAACCCAGGGTTCTAGCAGGGATCAGGCTGCAACCACTAACTCTAGGCAGAACCCTGGGTTCTTTCCAGCTGAGCAGAACCCTGGGATCTTTGCGATCGGGGAATCACTCAGCCAAGTTTTTTGTGGAGACAGATCCCAGGGTTCTAGCGGGGGTGAGGACATAGCCGTTAAGTCTGAACAGAACCCTGGGATCGCTTCACCGGGCCAGACCCCTGCGATCGCCTACGCCTACAGCACTTTAGACGCCGAGGTGCGGGGCACGCTCGCCCAAGTCAAAGCTCTGCTCAACGACGGCATCCTGGCCCGAGACATCGCCATTGTCGCCAGGGACGAAGTCGCCTATGGCCCCAAGCTGATCGACATCGCTTGGGAGTACGGCGTACCCCTGCGGGCGCTCTACCAAACCCCGCTGCTGAGCACCCGTCTGGGAACCTGGCTAAACCTGCTAGTGGACGTGCTCGATGCCAAATTTCCCTTCGAGGGCACAGCGCGGCTCCTCAGCCACGCCCTGGCCAGCAACCCTGATCGCGATTTTTGGGCCACCGCCCGCCGCCAGCATCCCCAGGGCTTTGCCGCCTGGAAAACCCTGGCTCAAGAGCACCTCGACTTGGATCTCGACCTCCTGGCCCAGATCAACCAGGCCCGCCGCCGCGATACCTGGGTAGACCTGTGGCAACGCATTTTGGGTCGATTTGACCTGCGCCGCCGCTGCGCCCGCTGGGCCAGGGAGAGCCTGGCCTTCAACACCTTCCGCAGTGCTTTGGGGGAACTGGCCGAACCTGAAGAGGAAATTCTCAGCTGGGGTGACTTTCGCCAGGAGCTGCGGGACTTACTGGATAGCTTGACTGTCCCCGCCCAGCCGGGTCGCGGTGGAGTCGAGCTGCACAGCCCTCGGTCGGTAGTCGGGGCAAGGTATGCCCATATATTCGTCATTGGCATGGCCGAGGGCGTGCTGCCCGCCCCCATTGGCAATGACCCGCTGCTGGATTTCTTTGAGCGGCAGCAGCTCCGCCCCCAGGGGGTGATGCTGCCCAGCGCCGCCGAAATGGCGCGGCGAGAGGCGCTGAATGTCTACTTTTTGCTGCAAACGGTGACCACCGCCGTGGTCTTTTCCTATCCTCAGTTGGAGGGGCGCAAAGAACTCTTGCCCAGCCCTTACCTGGCACAATTGGGGCTAAAACCCAGTGAACCGCCAATGGGGGCGATGGTCTCCGACCGGCCCTTGGCCATCGCCAGTCCCGAAGAGCATCGCCGCACTGTTCTGCGCCACACATCCCTAATCCCAGATGCCGAAGACCCGGTGCTCCTGGCCGCCCGCCACGCCTATGAAATCGAGCAGGGCCGCGAAAGCAGCAATGCCGCCAACGAGTACGACGGCGTCATCGGCATTCCCTTCGACTATAGCGACTGGCCCTTTAGCGTGTCGCAGTTGCGGAACCTGGGCCAGTGCCCGTTCAAGTGGTTTGCCCAAAAGCTGCTGAAGCTTGGCCCCCCAGAGGAAATCAACGACGACCTGGACCCCAGCCAGATTGGCCAGCTCTACCACCGGGTGCTGGAACTGGTGCTGGCCGAGTGGAAGGAAGCTTCAGAGCAAGCGTTGAGCGATCCAGACTTCTTTTCGGATACCCTCAACGCCGCCTTTGCCCAGGCCGAGCGCGATATTCTCCCCCCCAACCTACCCGCCTGGACCCTGCGCCGAGAAGAACACCTGCGGGTTCTGGCCCTGGCCCTGCAAGACCCCAGCTTTTTGCCCACCGGGGCAGAGCCAGTTTTGCTAGAAGGCGATTTTGAGGGGGAATGGCACGGCATGAAAGTACGGGGCCGCATCGACCGGATCGATCGCACCGACGTAGGGCTGGTGCTGATCGACTACAAAACCGGCAAGAGCCGCCCCACCGGCATCAAAGACCAAACCGGCAAAGCCTGCATTGACCTCCAGCTCCCGCTCTACCGGGAGGCCGCTGGCCCAGCCCGGTTTGATGAACCCGTTGCCGATGCCTACTACTACTCCATTCGCGGCAGAGCAAAAATCGCGCTCTCGTCGAAGGCACCCCAGCACGAATTGCCCGAGGCTATTGAGCGCTGCAAAGCCCATTTAGAAGCTGGCCACTATCCGGTGCAGCCCGACACCGAGCGCAAAGCCTGCGCCTACTGCGATTTTGATGCCCTGTGTCGCCAGGGCGACCGCCTCAGCCGTAAGGAGATGACCCATGGGACTGACTGA
- a CDS encoding UvrD-helicase domain-containing protein: MGLTEQQERAAYSPKSVAVTAGAGTGKTHMLSERYRYFLQQGFSPLQIVAVTFTEKAAAELRSRIRSTIAASMGDRPDLLAELEAAQISTFHALAARICREHSNIANVPPDFAVQDELESPIWQADVFADALAQLPSHFYLGIPYSLMRDVLQALLADPLTAEQALEKCRDNWLPQVEQIRNQELDRFLSNPDWLSSKHTLQAYAAPGDRLEEHRLAALEAIALFEKRDAAQALDMLDSLKINVGSPRNWGGKEAMAAVKDAIKTLRTLAQEAIKTGLITLEPNAYDDQTDALLPNLRGAFAWVRDFLQKAKYQQRVLDFNDLEVHALQALADPAVQHYYAQRWQVFLIDEFQDTNPIQGQLLKTLTANATLTIVGDVKQSIYSFRRADVRVFEAWQSRIHPNNDPVELSLSFRTHQALIAQINQVFAPVLADLYQPLAAHRQEILEPTPQIQLFTVTVDEEHQKDKAIDTNADACRRVEAQKIADLVEEMLSAKLPVHDKASGQLRQIQPKDIAILSRTWGPLELYGKAIAARDIPILQAGGGNLLATREAKDAGALLRFLADPTDSLALAAVLRSPFFAVSDRTLYTFAQTLPEKTGWWKHLRTSTDFDLSRARGTLGELLIARRTEAPTRLLQLGDRLTGYTAVIANLPGADRRLADWQGFGELVRSLEAGSFDVLAVVRRLQRLQAAGVEVPRPALAGGNAVSLMTIHGSKGLEWPVVIVPDLARQSPADSPLVRFDPDLGVALKLEDEEGDRQKSALYILLEQRKKAADSEESKRVLYVALTRARDRLILTAAKPSGGGLDVLQPGLDGLITPAPIPFAPHLAQPVAPVAPNLPPLPEQIMLYPARAGFAELPVTALSDYALCPLRFKFRHVDGHPGYTSGNGTANPGMELGKLTHKALELGLDQAETLATYAPHLPLTAVAEALTLAQVFRQSPVYEAHRASATHWEHSVSLTVGGLILNGMVDLVGEDFVLDFKTDQAMHPEHHQFQLWAYSRATGKPNAHLAYLRHDRLYSFDDANLQIVNQQANALVERLMSADFAPKATHHACGICPYEKICGDAMTIGVE; the protein is encoded by the coding sequence ATGGGACTGACTGAACAGCAAGAACGCGCCGCCTACAGTCCTAAGAGTGTGGCGGTCACGGCAGGGGCAGGCACCGGCAAAACCCACATGCTCTCCGAGCGCTATCGGTACTTTTTGCAGCAGGGATTTTCGCCTCTACAAATTGTGGCGGTTACCTTTACTGAGAAAGCGGCGGCAGAACTGCGATCGCGCATCCGCTCCACTATCGCAGCATCCATGGGCGATCGCCCCGACCTGCTGGCCGAGCTAGAAGCCGCCCAAATCAGCACCTTCCACGCCCTGGCCGCCCGCATCTGCCGCGAGCATTCCAACATCGCCAACGTGCCCCCCGACTTTGCCGTGCAGGATGAGCTGGAAAGCCCCATCTGGCAGGCCGATGTCTTTGCCGATGCCCTGGCGCAACTGCCCAGTCACTTCTACCTGGGCATTCCCTACTCGCTGATGCGGGACGTGTTGCAGGCGTTACTGGCTGATCCGCTCACCGCCGAGCAAGCGCTGGAGAAATGTCGCGATAATTGGTTGCCGCAGGTAGAACAGATACGAAACCAGGAATTAGACAGATTTCTGTCAAACCCGGACTGGCTGAGCAGCAAGCACACCCTGCAAGCCTACGCCGCCCCCGGCGACAGACTGGAGGAGCATCGGTTGGCAGCACTGGAGGCGATCGCCCTCTTTGAAAAACGCGATGCTGCCCAGGCATTGGACATGCTCGACAGCTTGAAAATCAACGTCGGTAGCCCAAGGAACTGGGGCGGCAAAGAGGCTATGGCGGCGGTGAAAGATGCCATCAAAACCCTAAGGACATTGGCCCAAGAAGCGATCAAAACCGGATTGATCACCCTGGAACCCAACGCCTACGACGACCAGACCGATGCCCTGCTGCCCAACCTGCGCGGAGCCTTTGCCTGGGTGCGCGACTTTCTGCAAAAAGCCAAGTACCAGCAGCGGGTTTTGGACTTCAACGACCTGGAAGTTCACGCCCTGCAAGCCCTGGCCGACCCGGCGGTGCAGCACTATTACGCCCAGCGCTGGCAGGTCTTCCTGATCGACGAATTTCAAGACACCAACCCCATCCAGGGGCAGCTGCTAAAAACGCTCACCGCCAACGCTACCCTCACCATCGTCGGCGATGTCAAACAGTCTATCTACAGCTTTCGGCGGGCAGATGTGCGGGTGTTTGAGGCATGGCAGAGCCGCATTCACCCCAACAATGACCCCGTCGAACTCAGCCTCAGCTTCCGCACCCACCAGGCCCTGATCGCCCAAATTAACCAGGTATTTGCCCCCGTGCTGGCCGACCTCTACCAGCCCCTGGCCGCCCACCGCCAGGAAATCCTGGAGCCCACCCCACAGATCCAGCTTTTCACCGTGACGGTGGATGAGGAACACCAGAAAGACAAGGCCATCGACACCAATGCCGATGCCTGCCGCCGAGTGGAAGCGCAGAAGATTGCCGACCTGGTGGAGGAAATGCTGTCGGCCAAATTGCCAGTCCACGACAAAGCCAGCGGCCAGTTGCGGCAGATTCAACCCAAAGACATCGCCATTTTGTCGCGCACCTGGGGGCCGCTGGAGCTGTACGGGAAGGCGATCGCCGCTCGCGACATCCCCATCTTGCAGGCCGGGGGCGGCAACCTGCTCGCCACCCGCGAAGCCAAGGATGCCGGGGCGCTGCTGCGGTTTTTGGCTGACCCGACGGATAGTTTGGCCCTGGCGGCGGTGCTGCGCAGTCCTTTCTTTGCGGTGAGCGATCGCACCCTCTACACTTTTGCCCAAACCCTACCCGAGAAAACCGGCTGGTGGAAGCACCTCCGCACCAGCACCGACTTCGACCTGAGCCGCGCCAGAGGAACCCTGGGCGAGTTGCTGATTGCCCGCCGCACTGAAGCGCCCACCCGGTTGCTGCAACTGGGCGATCGCCTGACGGGTTACACCGCCGTCATCGCCAACCTTCCCGGTGCCGATCGCCGCCTGGCCGACTGGCAGGGCTTTGGGGAACTGGTGCGATCGCTGGAAGCAGGCAGCTTCGACGTGCTGGCCGTTGTCCGTCGCCTCCAGCGGTTGCAGGCCGCCGGGGTGGAGGTGCCCCGCCCCGCCCTGGCTGGGGGCAATGCCGTCAGCCTGATGACGATCCACGGTTCCAAGGGGCTGGAGTGGCCGGTGGTGATCGTGCCCGATCTGGCCCGCCAATCCCCCGCCGACTCGCCCCTGGTGCGCTTCGACCCGGATCTGGGGGTGGCCCTCAAGCTGGAGGATGAGGAGGGCGATCGGCAAAAGTCGGCCCTCTACATTCTGCTGGAGCAGCGCAAAAAAGCCGCCGACAGCGAGGAAAGCAAGCGGGTGCTCTATGTGGCCCTGACTCGGGCTCGCGATCGCCTTATCCTCACCGCTGCCAAACCCTCCGGCGGCGGCCTGGACGTGTTGCAGCCTGGGCTAGACGGTCTCATTACCCCAGCACCTATACCCTTTGCGCCCCACCTGGCTCAGCCCGTGGCCCCGGTGGCCCCCAACCTGCCGCCCCTGCCCGAGCAGATCATGCTCTACCCCGCCAGGGCAGGCTTTGCCGAACTCCCCGTCACCGCCCTCAGCGACTACGCCCTCTGCCCCCTGCGGTTTAAGTTTCGCCATGTGGATGGCCACCCCGGCTACACCAGTGGCAACGGCACCGCCAACCCGGGGATGGAGTTGGGCAAACTCACCCACAAAGCCCTGGAACTGGGCCTTGACCAGGCCGAAACCCTAGCTACCTATGCCCCCCACCTGCCGCTCACGGCAGTGGCAGAAGCCCTCACCCTGGCCCAGGTGTTCCGCCAATCGCCAGTCTACGAAGCCCATCGAGCCAGCGCGACCCACTGGGAACACTCCGTTTCCCTCACCGTGGGCGGCCTCATCCTCAACGGCATGGTGGATTTGGTAGGCGAAGACTTTGTGCTCGATTTCAAGACTGACCAGGCCATGCACCCAGAGCACCACCAGTTTCAACTCTGGGCCTACAGCCGCGCCACGGGCAAGCCCAACGCCCACCTGGCCTACCTACGCCACGATCGCCTGTATTCCTTTGATGACGCTAACCTACAAATCGTTAACCAGCAAGCTAATGCCCTGGTAGAACGCCTAATGAGCGCCGATTTTGCTCCCAAAGCCACCCACCACGCCTGCGGAATTTGCCCCTATGAGAAAATTTGTGGTGATGCAATGACGATCGGTGTGGAATAA
- a CDS encoding DUF3987 domain-containing protein, giving the protein MPWLDWIARRSPISRGNFAWHIRCHVDQDGAVDGYVYRGATADGMWGQYFAATASPEKPVRPQQRQDYFYPSRTGQPLVKVTRVDRGNGAKFFVQYHWNGQQWIKGLTPEIRAQVPIYRYRDVQNAIAMGQPIWMVEGEGCADALWGIGIPATTTLGGSKKYRSYGDYAEDLQAAQLVLCPDRDQVGVAHMGEVAQDFPSAQWCYPYPDSLRWQNLPKHGGLDVVDWIHDGATAEQIRAAVQDRRQMVSATQGPERLSVQALQDQIRTYLGTSPTELALAAQVVQWHQETGLSARDIGNLVTLVQAELEQTEERDDRRAEIHQLLKIGDYQLCLGEYLHADLAEPLEQIADWIGATPAAMLVTLLPVAASLLRVGTELEIDTGMGFSVPPIVFTGLVAPSGSKKSPIQRQILGPLSLLQAEADQEYEYAASEYEVDLRDWEQTRAEERGIRPRKPMPREYHTSDATREAIARIQAQQPERGILVTPDELAGLFKGQNQYRNGRGNDKESLYRLRFHASVVAWPSGWPPERFPSILLDTNSGGTRTTR; this is encoded by the coding sequence ATGCCATGGCTCGACTGGATTGCTCGGCGGAGCCCCATTTCCCGTGGAAATTTTGCATGGCATATAAGGTGCCATGTAGACCAGGATGGGGCGGTAGACGGCTACGTCTACCGGGGCGCAACAGCCGATGGCATGTGGGGGCAATACTTTGCAGCCACCGCCTCCCCTGAGAAGCCCGTTCGACCCCAGCAGCGGCAGGATTATTTCTATCCCAGCCGAACCGGACAGCCTCTGGTAAAGGTGACGCGGGTAGATCGGGGCAACGGCGCGAAGTTTTTTGTGCAGTACCACTGGAACGGGCAGCAGTGGATCAAGGGGTTAACCCCTGAGATTAGAGCCCAGGTGCCGATTTACCGCTACCGGGATGTCCAGAATGCGATCGCTATGGGTCAACCCATCTGGATGGTGGAGGGAGAAGGCTGCGCGGATGCCTTGTGGGGAATTGGCATTCCCGCGACCACTACTTTGGGGGGCTCGAAGAAGTACCGCAGCTATGGCGATTACGCTGAGGATTTGCAAGCGGCCCAGTTGGTGCTGTGCCCAGATCGCGACCAGGTTGGAGTTGCCCATATGGGAGAAGTTGCCCAGGACTTTCCCTCGGCCCAGTGGTGCTACCCCTACCCTGACAGTCTGCGCTGGCAAAACCTGCCGAAGCATGGCGGGCTGGATGTGGTGGATTGGATTCACGATGGGGCCACAGCTGAGCAGATCAGAGCGGCGGTGCAAGACCGGCGGCAGATGGTCAGCGCTACCCAAGGCCCCGAGCGATTGTCGGTGCAGGCCTTGCAAGACCAGATTCGCACCTACCTTGGCACTAGCCCCACCGAACTGGCCCTCGCTGCGCAGGTAGTGCAATGGCACCAGGAGACGGGGCTATCGGCCAGGGATATTGGTAACCTGGTCACTCTGGTGCAGGCGGAGCTGGAGCAAACCGAGGAACGGGATGATCGCCGGGCTGAGATTCACCAGCTGCTGAAAATTGGCGACTACCAGCTGTGTCTGGGGGAGTATCTTCACGCTGATCTGGCGGAACCCTTGGAGCAGATCGCTGACTGGATTGGGGCGACGCCAGCGGCGATGCTGGTGACGCTGCTGCCGGTGGCGGCGTCATTGCTGCGGGTGGGTACAGAGCTGGAAATTGATACTGGGATGGGGTTCTCAGTGCCGCCGATAGTGTTCACGGGACTGGTGGCCCCCTCAGGCAGCAAGAAGAGCCCAATTCAGCGGCAGATTTTGGGGCCGCTCTCACTGCTCCAGGCGGAGGCGGATCAGGAGTATGAGTATGCCGCTTCGGAGTATGAGGTTGATCTGCGCGATTGGGAGCAGACCCGAGCTGAGGAGAGGGGCATTCGCCCCAGGAAGCCGATGCCACGGGAGTATCACACCTCGGATGCGACACGGGAGGCGATCGCCCGCATCCAAGCCCAACAGCCGGAGCGGGGCATTTTGGTAACGCCGGATGAGCTGGCGGGCTTGTTCAAGGGGCAGAACCAGTACCGCAATGGCCGAGGTAATGATAAGGAGTCACTTTATCGCCTGCGGTTCCACGCTTCCGTCGTTGCTTGGCCATCGGGTTGGCCTCCTGAGCGCTTTCCCTCTATTTTACTCGACACAAACTCGGGGGGAACTAGGACTACACGTTAG
- a CDS encoding protein adenylyltransferase SelO family protein, giving the protein MDTLNADPDATGDGDDHRPRQVVSGHFVPVTPTPLAEPEYVTHSSTFFKELGLSDELALNEKFRHVFSGDLSAAHGPMRQVGWATGYALSIYGTEYTQQCPFGTGNGYGDGRAISVFEGIINGQRWEMQLKGGGPTPYCRGADGRAVLRSSVREFLAQEYMQALGVPTSRSLTLYVSKSETVTRPWYSQDSHSIDPDILVDNPVAISTRVAPSFLRVGQLELFARRARSDAHPRALEELRMIVSHLIEREYKSDIDQTLSFADQLVELAKLFRQRLTTLVANWLRVGYCQGNFNSDNCAAGGFTLDYGPFGFCEIFDPWFQPWTGGGKHFSFFNQPVAAEANYHMFWQSVRPLLAEDAESLEHFDQVCHGFAEAMQGQIQTMWAAKLGLPEFNPELFKELMQLITQSEVDYTIFFRELSHIPDDISVLKKSFYSKTSQQLDEQWQSWLKSWRDLVINAGNSTEISTKMKQTNPKYAWREWLIVPAYQQAMQGDYT; this is encoded by the coding sequence ATGGATACTCTAAATGCTGATCCTGATGCCACGGGCGATGGTGATGATCACCGGCCCCGCCAGGTTGTCTCTGGTCATTTCGTACCTGTGACACCCACGCCCCTTGCAGAACCAGAATATGTAACCCATAGCAGCACTTTTTTTAAGGAACTTGGGTTGAGCGATGAGCTGGCGCTGAATGAAAAATTTCGCCATGTATTTTCTGGTGATCTCTCTGCGGCCCATGGGCCGATGCGTCAGGTTGGCTGGGCAACTGGTTATGCCCTGTCGATTTATGGCACCGAATATACTCAACAATGTCCATTCGGTACTGGTAATGGTTATGGCGATGGTCGGGCCATATCTGTGTTTGAAGGAATCATTAATGGCCAGCGTTGGGAAATGCAATTGAAGGGTGGTGGCCCAACGCCCTATTGCCGGGGTGCCGACGGGCGCGCCGTACTCCGTTCAAGTGTGCGTGAGTTTCTAGCGCAAGAATATATGCAGGCGTTAGGTGTGCCCACATCGCGCTCTTTGACCCTGTATGTTTCTAAATCTGAGACCGTCACCCGGCCTTGGTATTCCCAAGATTCCCACTCCATCGACCCTGATATTTTGGTGGACAATCCTGTGGCCATTTCAACTCGCGTTGCACCATCCTTTTTGCGTGTTGGTCAGCTAGAGTTATTCGCCCGCCGGGCTCGCAGTGATGCTCATCCCCGAGCATTAGAAGAGTTGCGCATGATAGTGTCGCATTTAATTGAGCGAGAATACAAAAGCGACATTGATCAAACCCTGAGTTTTGCAGATCAATTGGTTGAGTTAGCTAAGCTATTTCGCCAGCGTCTTACGACCCTGGTGGCCAATTGGCTACGGGTTGGTTACTGTCAGGGTAATTTTAATAGTGACAACTGCGCCGCTGGTGGCTTTACCCTCGACTATGGGCCATTTGGATTTTGTGAAATTTTTGACCCCTGGTTTCAACCCTGGACTGGCGGCGGCAAACACTTTTCATTCTTCAATCAGCCCGTTGCAGCCGAAGCGAATTATCATATGTTTTGGCAATCTGTGAGACCGTTACTTGCAGAAGATGCTGAATCGTTAGAACATTTCGACCAAGTATGCCATGGCTTTGCAGAGGCAATGCAGGGACAAATTCAAACCATGTGGGCGGCCAAACTTGGCTTGCCTGAATTTAACCCAGAGCTATTTAAGGAATTAATGCAGCTAATCACCCAATCAGAGGTAGATTACACCATTTTCTTCCGAGAGTTATCCCATATACCAGACGATATCTCAGTCTTGAAAAAGAGCTTTTATAGTAAAACGTCACAACAACTCGATGAACAATGGCAATCTTGGCTAAAAAGCTGGCGTGACCTGGTGATTAACGCCGGTAATTCGACTGAGATATCAACAAAGATGAAACAGACTAACCCAAAATACGCATGGCGAGAGTGGTTGATTGTCCCTGCCTATCAACAAGCCATGCAGGGTGACTACACCTAG
- a CDS encoding ribulose bisphosphate carboxylase small subunit, translating to MEIPAGRYVPSGAVITTQKAADRLPEAKDSDKAFSHHVVAVNQALLAGYRCANDGACLTQWQTPGHPVGNGRASNGHRPTAGRLRAEAVVQVRQLGHRVSLEYADQRRFKAGSWQSGPTLAATQEAEVLAQIEQFLATHSDNYVRLLGIDPRAKQRQLGHVIQMPG from the coding sequence GTGGAGATTCCGGCGGGTCGCTATGTGCCCTCGGGAGCGGTGATTACCACCCAGAAGGCGGCGGATCGATTGCCGGAGGCGAAGGATAGCGACAAAGCTTTTTCTCACCATGTGGTTGCCGTCAACCAGGCGCTGCTGGCGGGCTATCGCTGTGCCAACGATGGGGCCTGCTTGACCCAGTGGCAAACCCCCGGCCACCCAGTGGGCAACGGTAGGGCCAGCAATGGCCACAGACCCACCGCTGGCCGGTTGAGAGCAGAAGCTGTAGTCCAGGTGCGGCAGCTAGGGCACCGGGTGAGTTTGGAGTATGCTGACCAGCGCCGATTTAAAGCGGGGTCTTGGCAAAGTGGCCCTACCCTGGCGGCGACCCAAGAAGCTGAGGTTTTGGCCCAGATCGAGCAGTTTTTAGCAACGCACTCCGACAACTATGTTCGCCTGCTGGGGATTGACCCCAGGGCAAAGCAACGACAGCTTGGGCATGTGATTCAAATGCCTGGGTGA
- a CDS encoding PLP-dependent transferase yields the protein MAKQRRKRGTAGDKTICLPIADDLDYATLVEDREAFRQYLDEQIAAHPELFPEGIEAGQIHAGQEPAPGTNARAVPIYQTTSYTFDDADHGARLFALQEFGNIYTRIMNPTTDVFEKRIADDPARDFTAPPKAISHPSF from the coding sequence ATGGCCAAGCAACGACGGAAGCGTGGAACCGCAGGCGATAAAACGATTTGTCTCCCCATTGCAGACGACCTCGACTACGCCACTTTGGTGGAAGATCGGGAGGCCTTTCGTCAGTATCTCGACGAGCAGATTGCGGCTCACCCTGAACTGTTCCCCGAAGGCATTGAGGCCGGTCAGATCCACGCTGGCCAGGAACCCGCCCCCGGCACCAACGCCCGCGCTGTGCCCATTTACCAGACCACCTCCTACACTTTTGACGACGCCGACCACGGGGCGCGGCTGTTTGCCCTGCAAGAGTTTGGCAACATCTACACCCGGATCATGAACCCCACCACCGATGTGTTTGAAAAGCGCATCGCGGATGACCCAGCCCGTGATTTTACTGCGCCACCAAAAGCGATTTCACACCCGAGTTTCTAA